One Algibacter sp. L3A6 genomic region harbors:
- a CDS encoding heavy metal translocating P-type ATPase, translating into MKHTYHIHGMTCNGCRSHVEDTLSKVKGVLKATVDLEKAEATIEMDSHIALETFQEALKNDGGQYSIHNLRDHNHAKDNSTTSVDIKKGHGTGTFYCPMHCEGDKTYDKSGDCPVCGMDLVEEQNLSNTTTAQWTCPMHPEVIKDEPGACPICGMDLVPLEADASAEDKTYNKLLKKFWIAVAFTVPIFLIAMSEMLSNNPLYAVLEQKTWNWIQFVLSIPVVFYATWMFFTRAWTSIKTRNFNMFTLIGIGSGIAWLFSVFAMLFPDVFPIDFKTADGNVFVYFEAATVILTLVLLGQLLESKAHSQTSGAIKELLKLVPATATLVTESEDKVIAIDKIEQGNLLRVKPGEKIPVDGSIVEGQSSIDESMITGEPIPVDKIVADKVTSGTINGTKSFVMKAEKVGSETLLSQIIHMVNNASRSKAPIQKLADKIAKYFVPTVLLVSIITFILWAVFGPEPAYVFAFVNAIAVLIIACPCALGLATPMSVMVGVGRGAQSGVLIKNAEALETMNKVDVLIVDKTGTITEGKPSVEKVIAVTKIEQELLLHYIASLNQYSEHPLAEAIVNYGKSKQVAITKVNDFEAVAGKGVIGTIDDKKVALGNAKLLEQFSIFISESLASQVITEQEQGKTVSYIAVENEAVGYVTIFDAIKKTSQEAIKQLQDNGIEVIMLTGDNKSTAKAVAEQLKLKHYKAECLPEDKLNEIKKLQQQGKVVAMAGDGINDAPALAQSDVGIAMGTGTDVAIESATITLVKGDLQGIVKAKNLSHGVVKNIQQNLFFAFVYNVIGVPIAAGILYPFFGLLLSPMIAALAMSFSSVSVIANALRLRNIKI; encoded by the coding sequence ATGAAACATACATATCACATACACGGAATGACTTGCAACGGATGTCGCAGTCATGTGGAAGACACGCTTTCAAAAGTAAAAGGTGTTTTAAAAGCTACAGTTGATTTAGAAAAAGCAGAAGCTACGATAGAAATGGATTCACATATCGCCTTAGAAACCTTTCAGGAAGCTTTAAAAAACGATGGTGGCCAATACAGCATACATAATTTAAGAGACCATAATCATGCTAAGGACAATAGTACCACGTCCGTAGACATAAAAAAAGGACATGGTACCGGTACTTTTTACTGCCCTATGCATTGCGAAGGCGATAAAACCTATGACAAATCTGGCGATTGCCCAGTATGCGGAATGGATTTAGTGGAAGAACAAAACCTATCAAATACCACAACAGCGCAATGGACGTGCCCAATGCATCCTGAAGTTATTAAAGACGAACCTGGAGCGTGTCCCATTTGCGGAATGGATTTAGTGCCATTGGAAGCAGATGCTTCAGCAGAAGATAAAACCTATAATAAACTATTAAAAAAATTCTGGATTGCAGTCGCTTTTACTGTACCCATATTTTTAATAGCCATGTCAGAAATGCTCAGCAACAATCCGCTGTATGCTGTTTTAGAGCAAAAAACATGGAATTGGATTCAGTTTGTATTATCTATTCCTGTTGTGTTTTATGCCACATGGATGTTCTTTACACGTGCTTGGACTTCAATTAAAACAAGAAACTTTAACATGTTTACGCTAATCGGTATTGGTTCTGGTATTGCCTGGTTATTTAGTGTATTCGCTATGTTATTTCCAGACGTATTTCCTATAGATTTTAAAACCGCAGATGGCAATGTCTTTGTGTATTTTGAAGCTGCAACAGTGATTCTAACCTTAGTATTATTAGGACAATTATTAGAATCAAAAGCGCATAGTCAAACTAGTGGCGCAATAAAGGAATTACTAAAATTAGTACCCGCAACCGCAACATTGGTAACAGAAAGTGAAGACAAAGTTATTGCAATTGATAAGATTGAACAAGGCAATTTATTACGTGTAAAACCAGGAGAGAAAATACCTGTAGATGGTAGTATTGTTGAAGGACAGAGTAGTATTGACGAATCTATGATTACCGGAGAACCTATTCCTGTTGATAAAATTGTAGCCGATAAAGTAACCTCAGGAACCATAAATGGTACAAAGTCGTTTGTAATGAAAGCTGAAAAAGTAGGTTCGGAAACATTACTGTCTCAAATCATTCATATGGTTAATAACGCCAGTCGTTCTAAAGCACCAATACAGAAACTGGCAGATAAAATTGCCAAGTATTTTGTGCCTACCGTATTACTAGTTTCTATAATTACCTTTATTCTTTGGGCAGTCTTTGGTCCAGAACCAGCGTATGTATTTGCGTTTGTAAATGCCATTGCTGTATTAATTATTGCTTGTCCTTGTGCATTAGGATTAGCAACACCAATGTCTGTTATGGTTGGTGTTGGTAGAGGTGCACAATCTGGTGTCTTAATTAAAAATGCAGAAGCTTTAGAGACAATGAATAAAGTAGATGTGCTTATTGTAGATAAAACAGGAACGATTACAGAAGGAAAACCATCTGTTGAAAAAGTAATTGCTGTTACTAAAATTGAACAAGAGCTACTACTCCACTACATTGCTTCTTTAAATCAATATAGCGAGCACCCTTTAGCAGAGGCTATTGTCAATTATGGTAAATCAAAACAGGTCGCTATTACCAAAGTAAACGATTTTGAAGCAGTAGCAGGAAAAGGCGTTATTGGTACCATTGATGATAAAAAAGTAGCTTTAGGAAATGCTAAATTATTAGAGCAATTTTCTATTTTTATATCAGAAAGTTTAGCTAGTCAAGTAATTACAGAGCAAGAACAAGGAAAAACAGTGTCTTACATCGCTGTAGAAAATGAAGCTGTAGGATATGTTACTATTTTTGATGCCATTAAAAAGACAAGTCAAGAGGCTATAAAACAACTTCAAGACAATGGTATTGAGGTTATTATGCTTACTGGTGACAATAAAAGCACAGCTAAAGCAGTCGCAGAACAATTAAAACTAAAACACTATAAAGCAGAATGCCTTCCAGAGGATAAACTAAACGAAATAAAAAAATTGCAACAGCAAGGAAAAGTAGTTGCTATGGCTGGAGATGGTATTAATGATGCACCCGCTTTAGCGCAGTCGGACGTTGGTATTGCAATGGGAACAGGAACCGATGTTGCTATTGAAAGTGCTACAATTACTTTAGTTAAAGGAGATTTACAAGGCATTGTAAAAGCTAAAAACTTAAGTCATGGTGTGGTTAAAAACATACAACAAAACTTGTTTTTTGCTTTTGTTTATAATGTTATCGGTGTACCAATTGCAGCAGGAATATTATATCCATTTTTCGGATTGTTATTATCTCCAATGATTGCTGCTTTAGCAATGAGTTTTAGTTCAGTATCAGTAATAGCCAATGCATTACGTTTAAGAAATATTAAAATTTAA
- a CDS encoding DUF305 domain-containing protein: protein MENSKQHKNKEGMSNYTQFFLMLGCSFVAMYITMYLNTYAIDHVYFSMTRFYMVCLGISTMGIIMLLFMLKMYKNKKKNIAILVGSVVLFFGALSLVRTQSPVVGDVLWLKGMIPHHSIAILTSERAAIQDPEVRELADSIIEAQRKEIEEMKAMIKRLENEK from the coding sequence ATGGAAAATTCAAAACAACACAAAAACAAAGAAGGAATGAGTAATTACACACAGTTCTTTTTAATGCTTGGTTGCTCATTTGTAGCCATGTATATCACTATGTATCTAAATACCTATGCTATAGACCATGTGTATTTTAGTATGACTCGCTTTTATATGGTTTGCTTAGGAATTTCAACAATGGGTATTATTATGCTCTTATTTATGCTTAAAATGTATAAAAACAAAAAGAAGAATATCGCTATTTTAGTTGGTAGTGTTGTCCTTTTTTTTGGTGCTTTAAGCTTAGTTAGAACTCAGTCACCAGTTGTAGGAGATGTGCTTTGGCTAAAAGGTATGATTCCGCATCACTCTATAGCCATATTAACAAGTGAACGCGCAGCAATTCAAGATCCTGAAGTTAGAGAATTAGCAGATAGCATAATTGAAGCACAACGAAAAGAAATAGAAGAAATGAAAGCAATGATAAAACGACTAGAAAATGAAAAATAA
- a CDS encoding efflux RND transporter periplasmic adaptor subunit translates to MKNNNIIIYTAILAVGLLLGWFLFGGTSNTETEHKHDNAVETNQMWTCSMHPQIMQPESGPCPICGMDLIPAESSAKGLLVDQFKLSENAMALANIQTSIVGNGNTEDNAITLSGKIVENEDNTAIQPAHFDGRIEKLYVKSIGEKVNKGQAIAKIYSAALIAAQQELITTYSIRESQPQLYKAVQNKFKNWKIHGSQLDDVLKTGQVKTSFTIYSHVSGVVTEIAVSDGAHIMDGKPIFKVSNLATVWANFDVYENQISQFKKGQNIDVVTNAYANKVFKGTVDFIDPILDTRTRTVKLRVVLNNKDQILKPGLFVEGKIKGITASKSDALSVPTTAVLWTGKRSVVYIKSNPNEPVFEMREITLGTQIGDKYQVLEGLNTGDEVVTNGTFTVDAAAQLQGKKSMMNKKGGKVITGHEGHLGMETTTNTTRQKGGNTERIDVSKQFQNQLKVIFNDYIQLKEALLKDDINTIKAESKQLLNDLSKVDMTLLTSQEAHKQWMSLEKELKSVTNSLSNSSEIEDIRGHFKDLSSKLTEVIEVFGINEKVYHQFCPMGDNNKGVYWLSKKENVINPYFGGKMLTCGEVRQTIN, encoded by the coding sequence ATGAAAAATAACAATATAATAATTTATACAGCAATATTAGCGGTTGGGTTACTACTGGGATGGTTTCTTTTTGGAGGTACTTCTAATACTGAAACAGAACATAAGCATGATAATGCAGTAGAAACTAACCAAATGTGGACTTGCTCTATGCATCCACAAATAATGCAACCCGAATCTGGCCCATGCCCTATTTGCGGTATGGATTTAATTCCTGCAGAAAGTAGCGCTAAAGGGCTATTAGTCGACCAGTTTAAACTATCTGAAAATGCTATGGCATTAGCCAATATTCAAACGTCAATAGTTGGTAATGGTAATACGGAAGATAATGCCATAACATTATCAGGTAAAATTGTAGAAAACGAAGACAATACAGCAATACAACCTGCGCATTTTGACGGAAGAATAGAAAAATTATATGTCAAGTCTATAGGCGAAAAGGTTAATAAAGGACAAGCTATTGCTAAAATTTATTCGGCAGCTTTAATTGCAGCACAGCAAGAATTGATAACGACGTATAGTATTAGAGAATCCCAACCACAGTTATACAAAGCAGTGCAAAACAAGTTTAAAAACTGGAAAATTCATGGTTCTCAATTAGACGACGTTTTAAAAACGGGACAAGTAAAAACAAGTTTTACAATCTATTCTCATGTATCTGGTGTTGTTACAGAAATTGCAGTGAGTGATGGCGCGCATATTATGGATGGAAAACCCATTTTTAAAGTTTCTAATTTAGCAACAGTTTGGGCGAACTTTGATGTGTATGAAAACCAAATTAGTCAATTCAAAAAAGGACAAAATATTGACGTTGTGACTAATGCGTACGCGAATAAAGTATTTAAAGGAACTGTAGATTTTATAGATCCTATTTTAGATACTAGAACTAGAACTGTAAAATTACGAGTAGTACTTAATAACAAAGACCAAATATTAAAACCTGGTCTATTTGTAGAAGGGAAAATAAAAGGAATCACCGCAAGTAAATCCGATGCTTTGTCTGTGCCAACAACAGCTGTTTTATGGACAGGAAAACGCTCTGTAGTCTATATTAAATCGAATCCAAATGAACCTGTTTTTGAAATGCGTGAAATTACATTAGGTACTCAAATTGGTGATAAGTATCAAGTTTTAGAAGGTTTAAACACTGGTGATGAAGTGGTAACCAACGGAACCTTTACAGTAGATGCTGCTGCACAGTTACAAGGCAAAAAATCTATGATGAATAAAAAAGGAGGTAAAGTTATAACGGGACATGAAGGACATTTAGGAATGGAAACTACCACAAATACAACGCGTCAAAAAGGTGGTAATACTGAACGAATAGACGTTTCAAAACAATTTCAGAATCAATTAAAAGTTATCTTTAATGATTATATCCAATTGAAAGAGGCCTTACTTAAAGATGATATAAATACAATTAAAGCAGAATCAAAACAACTACTAAATGATTTGTCTAAAGTTGACATGACATTACTAACAAGCCAAGAGGCCCATAAACAATGGATGTCACTTGAAAAAGAACTAAAATCTGTTACTAATTCACTTTCAAACTCTTCTGAAATTGAAGATATAAGAGGCCATTTTAAAGATCTGTCTTCGAAATTAACAGAGGTAATTGAAGTTTTTGGAATAAACGAAAAAGTGTATCACCAGTTTTGTCCAATGGGAGACAATAATAAAGGGGTGTATTGGCTGAGTAAAAAGGAAAATGTGATCAATCCTTATTTTGGAGGTAAAATGCTGACTTGTGGAGAAGTAAGACAAACCATAAACTAA
- a CDS encoding heavy-metal-associated domain-containing protein codes for MSKKAILSLAIMTTMGLVSCKNETKQEAETTTEVSKAMANAEVSFGVRGNCGMCKSTIEKAANKVEGVANAVWNVEKKKIDVAFDDTKTDAMSIHNAIAASGYDTDKVLGSEDAYKGLPACCQYDHDMLLNQ; via the coding sequence ATGAGTAAAAAAGCAATTTTAAGCTTAGCTATTATGACTACAATGGGTTTAGTAAGCTGTAAAAACGAAACTAAACAAGAAGCAGAAACAACAACCGAAGTCTCTAAAGCAATGGCCAATGCAGAGGTTTCTTTTGGAGTAAGAGGGAATTGTGGCATGTGTAAAAGCACAATAGAAAAGGCAGCAAATAAAGTTGAAGGTGTCGCAAATGCCGTTTGGAATGTTGAAAAAAAGAAAATTGATGTCGCTTTTGATGATACCAAAACAGACGCTATGTCAATACACAATGCTATTGCTGCTTCGGGCTACGATACAGATAAAGTTTTGGGTAGCGAAGATGCCTATAAAGGTTTACCTGCGTGCTGTCAATATGATCATGATATGCTTCTCAACCAATAA